Sequence from the Aspergillus nidulans FGSC A4 chromosome III genome:
CTACCAACCTAATCCTAGGCCACCTGCACCTTTCAACAATCAAGTCGGGAAATACAGTTCAGATCCAGCCTATAACTGTAATGATGCAAATTTTAATGGCTGCGACGAGGCCTGGGCAGTCATCATCACAGAGAGTCAAAATATCCATATCGGCAGCGCGGGCACCTACTCCTGGTTTAGTGCATATACTCAAGACTGCATCGACCGCCATTCTTGCCAGCAAGCGTTGTGGCGTCTTAGAAATAACCACGACAATGTCCGGCTGCAGAATGTCATTGGTATTGGGGCAGAATATGTTCTGGTCTCCGACGGCGCGGGCGTACGGTCTGTCGATAATCTCGGGGTCACTGCTCATCCGGCGTGGGCGCAGATATCGATATTTGATGCTCCTTCTCATGGCCGAATTTAATCACTGCCGACATGATTTCATCAGTGTGAACTTTGAGGTATGCGAGGCTATGGGGTTTGCAGATGGTGGTGCTGGCTCCCTAGGGCTAACGGTTTTTAGGTCTGCCTGGACCGAATTTGGTCAATTATGCAAGCCCAAGTGCTATTATATAGCTAGTTTAAATTATCTTCTCGGTTTATAAGTTGCTCTTGATGGAATCTTAAGGTGCCGCTTTATTCGCTCGGCTGTGAGAATATATCTTACCAAGGGCTTGTTTGAATTTTCTTGTCTTATTGGGCcaccagccttctctgaGCTAAACGCACCCTTAAATGCAGTTTTAAGCCTTTTCTCATTATGGCCCGTGTGTTCGGAATTATTACTAAGCATGTCCTACTACTGTGCATTATGATCTCGATTGAAGTGCATAATAGTCTTGGCTTTATGCACCCGGGAGTCGAGAGTTCGATCCCGCCTCACCGCATCAAATATGGAATTGGACACTACTGGAGCAGTAGTGGACAGGAATGATTGAGATGAACAGGGTTCCCACTGTCCCTACTGATCGACATTCCAAGCCGCTTGACCAGATTCCAGGATTCCAACGTTAAGGAACAATGGGTAGCAATCTCCAAGGTTTATTTAAACTGTCCAGCTGTCATGATCCCGCAGAAATTGTCTGTCGCGGACATGTCCCATTGACTTCTCGCCGAGTCTAGAGTCCCGTCGTCTCAGACTTAGCCTCGATCGTGAGTCTATTCTTGATTGACTTCTTGGTCTAGCGCTCCACCTGGAGTCTTAGTTCCAAAAGCTGACGTCTGCCTACACCCAGTTTCGTTACTTGTGAAACGGACTAAACGCGTCATCAGAGCTACCcgatcttcaacagcttcccTTCGCTACGAGGCGTGGGCCGATGATCCTCCATACTCTCTCCTTTTAAACGAACTGCCAACGTCgatcctcctcccttttcgTCGTTTATTTCGCTAGACACCGACTCTGTGCCGTGGTTTAAACGCCCCTcattcttcatcccctccGTCGCTCCGACCGCCTAGCTGTCTCTCACAAAAGCCACCCGAGCACCGTAAGAAAAGGCAAACAGGAGGAACTTCTGATAAGATGAATGTCATCCGTGAAGCTCGGTCGGTTTACGTATAGACTTGTTCCGCAACAATTCCGCTGCAGAATGGGTTCCCACCGCGGCATTCGCCGTCGGGTCGCCGTGGTCGCAACCCTCCTCACACTCTTCCTCATCTACCACTTCACAATTGGCTCGGTTCCGTACCAACCCTCTTCAAGCCAATATACGAACAGTGCACGCACAAGCTCAGACAAGAAACAGTCACAATGTCTGCCTCTGCCAGGTATCGAGGACGTTCTCGTGGTCATGAAAACTGGCGTCACAGAAGCCCTCGATAAAGTGCCTGTCCACTTCAAGACCACCCTCCGCTGTATCCCCAACTATGTCATCTACTCTGACTTTGAGGAGAAAATCGATGGTGTCCAGATCCACGACGCCTTCCGCAACATCGATCCCGCCGTCAAGCAAAACGTCGACGATTTTCAGATCTACAACCGCCTCTCCAAACGCGGGCGTGAGGGCTTGCAGACTCAAGACTTTGCCGACGAGGCGAATTCGGCTATTGGAAAACCGAACAACCcgggctggaagctggacAAGTGGAAGTTTCTGCCGATGGTGAAAGAGGCGCACCAGTACAAGCCAGATGCCAAATGGTTCGTGTTCATGGAGGCGGACACCTACTACTCATGGCCGACGCTCCTCGCGTGGCTGTCGCACTTTGACCCATCTGAACCGCATTATATTGGCACAGAGACACAGATTGCGGATGTCATCTTTGCGCACGGCGGATCAGGCTTCGTGCTTTCCAACCCAGCCATGAAACTCGCGGCGGACGAGTATACCGAGCGGGCTGATGAACTGCACGAGTACACAGACGCCCATTGGGCTGGTGACTGCGTGCTAGGCAAAGTTCTCTCAAACGTTGGCGTCAACCTATCTTTCTCGTGGCCAATCCTGCAGAATTCAAATATTGGGGAGCTGGATGAGTTCACGACCACATTTTACCGCCGGCCGTGGTGTTTCCCGGCTGTGGCGCTCCACCACCTGTCACCGGATGATATCCGGTTTCTGCATGATTTTGAGCACCGGAGGCTTGCCAAGGTATGTAGATGAATGCCAGCGCTCTAATATAGAAATGCGATTCAGTGACTGACGGCTTTTTTTGTTTAGTCTTCAAGGCTGCCGCTTCTCCACAGCGATATTTTCAAAGAGCTTATCTTCCCCGAACTTAGCAATGTTCGAAATGGCTGGGATAACCTTTCTGACAAGGAGCAACCGACGCTTTCTACATTCCAAGAATGCCAGTCCTACTGCAAAGAAACGGCCAACTGTGTGCAGTTTGTCATGCGAGACGGAACATGCTACACTGGCGAGACGCCACGGTTGGGGTCGCATAACTCGAATGCCCAGTCCGGTTGGATCATTAATAAGATAGAGAACATGGTGGACCAGGCACCTCAATGTGTTAGACCAGACTTTGGGCTTTAATCTGGttttctattctttttttcgCGGGCGAAATAATTTGGACATTAGAAGCGTCGATTTCTGTACTTTTAGACACATCAGATCTAGCATTGTGGGTGTTAAGGGTAATGGTATACAATTCGGTGTCGGTCAGACTCAGTGATTCCTAGTTTTATCCCTTTGACTTATACCGGGCCTCCAAAAGCCAGGATACTCTTTCAGATCATTTCCTCGAACCCAATTAGCATCACCCCGTTTTGCCTGGGTTGTTATCAGACTTTCTATTCGATTGAACCCTGTACCGCGCGCGACCCTGCTGGCTTAATCGAAGAGCATCAATGGGGGGACTGTCAGGATCCTCCAAACACTGGTCCACCCTCATGATATTGAGGTTGATACTCTTGACGAATCGGATGAACTCCCGAAAGTATTTGACGGTTGTAGGACTCAAATAATGCATAACGACCAaatttcctcctcggcccACGTCTCGGAAAAATGCGTCACGTTGTCGCTCCGGTGTTTTGCTCTCTGCCCACAGCCAGTCCTCAACATCGACGCTCCAATTTATAATATTGGGATCTTGAACATAGGTCGCTAGTCGCTGCCGGGTCCTCGCGCCGACAGTGCCGTAAGGTGGGCGAAAGTAACGGGCTATATAAATAAGTCGTTGTACGCCTTAAAGCAAAGTCAAAAGAAAGGGGTGAAGCAAGCATACAATGAATCCCAAGGAGTCTCTGGAAAGTCTCAATGTTGTGGACAATCTCCTCGTCGATAGCTTGAATAGTGTCGAGTGCTTCTATCCTTTAGGAAATGTTAGCATCAATCTTAGGGAACTGGAATTGTTGTGATTGGGGAATGTACTAACTGCTGGTGCGTATCCGAATGTAGGGCTACTTGATGACCTCTCCGCAGCATTTCCTCGTACACTTGCGAGAAGTTGGCTTCCTTGTCCCGGAGCCCAGCACCAACAACGAAAAAGGTTACCAagattttctcctcttccagtATATTCATGACGTCTTGTACTAGGTGCGGCAATCCATCGTCAATaccgaaggcgaaggagtTCGGTCTCGTGCATCTGAGGAACAGTTTCCCAGTTTCCAGCTTGGGGGGCACGTAAAAGCCCCAAGGAAGGTCTGGGACAATTTCAACCCTGTATAGCGTCACAGTTTCCGGAGAGAAGAACCCATGGAAAGAGACTGACACCGTCCGAGACTGGTCGATGTCAAAATGATTCAGAGGCACATAAACATCGTTTCCTCGCGCGTACCGCTCTGTTTCAACACTGTCCCATGTCTCGAGGAAAGGGCTGAGACGAGAATCACACTTCTCGTTATGTTGATTCAGCGAGATACTGAACTTTGTTGATCCTGAAAAAACTATGTGAAGGTACATATTCTGATAAGGCCGCATATCGAAGCACGTCGCAGGCCCAAGCTCCGTGTGGTAATTCTGATCTGGGTCCGAAGGGAAGAGACGCACATAGCCATTACCGGGCTCGCTTGCTAGATTGGTACTGGGCCCATGCCAGAATCCAAGTTCGTTTCGTTCTGGATGGGTAAAAGAATCGATGACCAGAACGGGAGGTCTGTTCTTGGAATGcagagcggaagaagcaggagtaCGGATAAAGGCAGAGGTAGAATTGATAGGGATGGGcgggggaggaagaagttggacCGCGGAGGTgaaaaggaaagggcttAAGGCTAGAAATGCCTGGCTGAGGGATACCATAGGCCTCATTGTCACATCCACCATTCGCTCTTGAGTGctatgaagatggaggactAGAAATATCTTGTAAGTATGTCCGACGCTTAGAGAGGTTGACAAGCGTGCATCAGAGATGTGTTGCGAGTCTACGAGTAGCGGGTAGACGCCGCCTGTCTTCAAGAGGAAAGAGCGACCTGACGCAGATACCCAACACTACCTAACCCCCAAGCACTAGGCTACAACACCAAGCTGAGGGCTGAGGGCTGATTGATTTGGCTAGTTGATCTCCATACGCGGATAAGGAGCTAGAGACCGTTGTCTTGGGCGTCTAAATACAGACACCTGAAACGTGGGAAGACTGAATGAGTACAGTGCAATACCAATTGAGTTGCCCGGAGAAGCGTTTGTCAGAGCTGTTGAGAACGCATACGAATCCAGGGGATGATTTACTCCCAGCCCTCAGATGCAGCAGTTGCTGGATGGTCGGAAGAGGCGGGTTGTAAGCCACCCCAAGTACTAGAGCGGGCATTCTCGTCGTTCTCACCATTCTCATCGTCGGGTGTCATCGTGGAAGTCGATGCCTTCGCCCTCGGGGGGCTTGAATCTAGAGAGGAAGTCGGGGACGGGTTTATTGGCCTCGATTAAGATCTTAACAAGATCAGGGGCAAGGGCTGAGTCTTTGTCGCTGTAGAACGAAGTCGCAAGACCTTCATTACCAATACGAGCAGTTCGTCCTCTCAGATGTTAGGGCTTGCTGGACGACGTGTGTCGGGACTTGCATTGGTAAATCAACTTACCGATCCTGTGGATGTAGTCAGTGATGCCACCGTGCAACGCATTCGGAAGGTCGTAATTGATAACATGCATTACATTCTTGATATCTAAACCACGAGTGGAAACGCCTGTGGCGACCATGATCGGGCATTTCGCGGAGCGGAACGCACGCCTAAAAGCACATGAGCACAAGTGTATCAGGATCGGAGCCAATTGCCAGCTTACAATGCATCCTCACGCTCACGCTGAGTACGATCTGCGTGAAAGGAGGTACTTGGTAATCCCAGATTGTATAGGTAGTCGTCAATCTGGTCAGCTGTTGCTTTCGAGTTGACGAACACTAGAGTACGTGAAGGCGGCATAGCCAGGAGTAGATCGTAAAGAcactttttcttcagttgCGGTTCGGTATAAATAATCTGATATTCGAATTTCTTAGTGGTTGAAGCATGGTTTGTGGGCATCCTGGGTACGTACATTCTGATCGACATTGACGTGAGTGCAGCCCGGGCGGCCGATGCGAACACGGACATGGTCGTCAGCGAGGAATTTGCGAGCAAGCTCGCGACATTCCTTGTTGAATGTGGCCGAGAACATCATATAACGATGGTCTGCGTCCTCATTTATGTCTGTACTTGTCAGCATTAGCCCCACGCCTGGGAAGACAGGAACCACCTCCGCCTGACATGATTTTCTTGAAGTATTCTTCCCAGTCAGAGAGCAACAGCTCGTCAGCCTCGTCGATAATAGTGTACCTAGATGGTAGGTTAATTGAGGTTTTTACGTGGTGCTGGGTATCATACTTGACACGCCGAAGGGAGAGGGTGTAAGGTTTATCCATGAAGTCGAGAAGTCTTCCCAGGGTTCCAATCAGAATGTCACAGCCCTTTTGAAGTTCGTTGCGTTGGTCGGCTACTGGCGCGCCACCGTACACAACACAAGGCCGTAGCATTGATCGATAACATAGACGACGAGCCTCATCGAAGATTTGGGTTGCCAGTTCGCGAGTTGGTGCCACTATCAGAACGAGCGGCTCTGCACGAACCACATCCGTGATAGGATCAAAGCCTGCAGCCAGGTTTGGCCGGGGCGCTGCTAGCTTTTTCGCCTTTCCCATTAACTGAGAAAGAACAGGTATTAGAAAGGCGGCCGTTTTGCCAGAGCCTGGGCATGTTAGTAAGATGATGAGTTTATGATGTCTCAAGGCGAACCAGTCTGAGCGATAGCGATCAAATCATGTGAAGTCAGGACGGCAGGGATAGCGTATGCTTGAATAGGCGTAGGAAATTCGTAACCGCAGAGACAAATGTTCTGGCGCATGATTGGATGAAGCCCAGCATCATCGAACTTATTTAGGATGTTACCCTTGAAGCGCAGATATGGACGGGCCGTCTGGGGGAGTACTTACGGTCCTAATGGGCGAGGGTCTTTCGTGACTTTCAGCCACAACATCAATGTTTTGAAGGCTGTATCCGGTCAGGTATGCCACAGATAGCAGCAGAGAAAGCGTACTCACTTTTCTATTTTGAGGCCAGTACGGTTGATGAACTCAGCGCGGAACAGTTGTTCCTCAAGATGAGGGTTTTCCGGCCCAACATCACCGTATTCATCGTTCCACTCGTACTTCACAGCGTTTGCTGCCCACTCAGGAAAGGATTGTTCGTCTTGATAGttctcccccttctctgCTGGTTTTTCTGAAGGAATGACAGTGACGTACTTCTCGTAGTCATAGTCCTTTGGCTCGACCCGCCCCTTCTCACGAGCTAGGGCAGACACCTCAATATTCTTGGTGTTTTGTACATTTGTAACGTCTGCGAGGGCATCTCTCACCGTAGATACCACGAAGTTGCTGGTGTCATCCATGACGACCAAAGGAATAGTCTGATACCAAAGATTGTCAGTAAACCCAATCACTGAAGAGACCCAAGGAAATTGAGGTGTAGTTAGCTTACTCGTTTCAACGCTTGGAAGATCCaatgagcagaagaagtggAGAGAAATTAAGAGGAAAGACGACAAGaccaaagaaaagaggaagcagtaTGGGGTGGAAAGGCAACACAAGTGAAAAATAGAAGCCCGCGGCATGATCCCAGTACGAAGTCTTAGTTTGCTAGACGGTCATGAGCTGGTTTTTTCTGCTGCGACAAATCGATAAGGGAAGTTCCCAAGCACAGCCCTTAGGATTACTTTTGAGGAAACAGAGGTCTCAGCTTTGATGCGTGACCACCTGAGGGAGAGGCCGATGCGATGCACTTCATGTTGACAGAAGGGATAGGCTATGAAGCTATACACAAGTCAAGTGCCCATGTTGCTCTGGGTTTGGGCAAGTTTAATTTGTGAGTAATGATATCCCATAATTAGCCATTAAAAGGATTATCGAAAGAAAGAATATCTGATTCAGACGGCAGAATACCGGTTGCAAAGAACGTTTGCCGCCCTTGTTTCTGGGTGTAGCAGATCCAGATACCTACGTCCATGCATTTTTGTCCAATAGACCAGGGAAGTCTAGGATAGATCCTCGCAGAGGCGATCTCGCAGGGGCATCAAGGAATATGCGAATCTCGGTGCTGCATCTTGTTTTTGGTTATTTGTCTATTTGAGCCAGACCACCAGTATGTTGACTTGCCTCTCAGTGGCGTATTTGAAGAGTTTATGGCCTTATGTTCACACCGTCTGGTCCAGTTGAGAGCTGAAAGCAGCGGATGAAGAGTTTATGCCTGAGGACGAAATCGATAGCAATGGTACGGGTAATCTGGCTGTCATGTTTCATCTTCTGAGCCGCCCGTGATCTAATTTTTGCCTCACAAAGAAGGCATTAAAAGCTGTAGATCATGAGTGTTTGGAGAACTCAATTGGTTACTCCTCTACAAATATTGTTCATTGAATGTTGTCCACTGACTAGAGAGCAACATATTATCCTCGGCCTCTTGATGTGATCCACTCAAGCTCAACAAATTCCGGGCAGAAGGACGGGATTTACGCCGTACCAGCCATCACGGATCTCCATCCCGCCGATATCGATATGGTAAAAGAACATCAGCTCCTTCTCTTATAACCTCCTTCTTGCTCTACATGTGAACAGTCTACTCTTCGCGCCAATTAACTCCATCTCTACTGCACCATGTCCGCCACGGATCCTACTCCCGCTCGAACCCCTCGGCTTGAACAGGCCATCACCAATCCGGGGACCGTCAAGATCAATGTTAAGGGAGCTTTCATTGTGGACGATGACCCTCGGTCCAAGAGTCCTGTAAGGGAAGAGGGCGTTCACTACGAGGGTCAGGACATTCGCCTACCCCATCATACTGGTGTGGTAAGCCATGTTGCTGTCGATGTGAGTTTCCTGaatttttccttttctccgtGGTTCCCCGCACCTCTTGCTCCCCGCAATTGCGCTTCGCCGACACTATCAAGGAAGCACGCTGTGTGACCGACTATTGACCATGATCCTCCGCAGATCGGCGGTTCTCTAGCGAAGCTGGTATACTTCACACGTGAGCTGGACTCACCAGACAATGGCGGGCGGTTGAACTTTATCAACTTCGAGACTGATCGGATAAACCTTTGTCTGGAATTCATCAAACGGCTGAAGGAAGAGCACCGGGATTCCAATGGAGGTACCAAGGAGGAACTTTGTGTTGTTGCTACAGGTGGAGGCGCCTACAAGTATTACGACAAACTCAAGGAAACATTGAACGTGGACATTATGCGGGAAGATGAGATGGAATGCCTCATAACAGGTATGCCTCAAAGCTAAGCACCACGAGTCATGACGACGGATAGCTAATTCGAGTTTTGTCTAGGACTTGACTTTTTCATCACCGAGATACCGAACGAAATTTTCACGTACAGCGAGACTGAGCCGATGCAATTTGCCGAGGCCCGACCGGATGTGTATCCGTACCTCTTAGTGAACATCGGCTCCGGAGTGTCTATGATCAAAGTGTCGGGGCCAAAACAGTTTCAGCGTGTTGGCGGAACGCACCTGGGTGGTGGAACATTCTGGGGCATCATGTCATTATTGACTGGCGCCCGAACTTTTGACGACATGCTAGCAATGGCGGACCGAGGGGATAACAGCGGCGTGGACATGTTAGTTGGCGACATCTACGGGATGGACTACGGAAAGATAGGTCTCAAGAGCACGGCCATCGCCAGCACATTTGGGAAGGTCTTCCGGCTACAGAACCGCGAGCGGGTGGCGAGCGATGGGGAGGCACCGCAGGACGGGTCTCGCCAAAAGGCCGACGAGCCGATATTTAAGCACGAAGATATGAGCAGAAGCCTACTATACGCCATAAGGTAAGAGCGTCCATCCTTACAGTATGATCGCCCACTAACCGTCTCAGTAATAATATTGGACAAATCGCATACTTGCAGTCCGAAAAGCACCAGGTCAAGCACATCTACTTCGGTGGCTCGTTCATTCGAGGACACCGACAAACTATGAACACATTATCCTACGCTATCCGTTTCTGGTCCAAAGGCGAAAAGCAGGCATACTTTCTCCGCCATGAGGGCTACATCGGCGCAGTCGGCGCGTTTCTACGAAGAAAGCCAGTTAACTGGGGCCGCCGGAACAGTATTGATGAGCACGTGCCTGCTCAAGGGCTCTAAACATAGATTTGATGAGCTTAGGCGGCAACCACCGGCCGTCTCCGAACCGATATCGAGCGTTTGATACCCGTTAATCATGTTGATATTCTATGCATCTTGGTGTGATCCTGCCGTGCATGCGCTCGCCAGACttgattttgttttctgcggGCCAGAATCTACAAAGACATCTCTCTTTCGAGCACGCGTCTGTATAAAATAGGTACATGGTATTGTTTGGTTTCTGCACTGACCTTTCGGGCTTTTTTGCATGACGCCGCATTTGCTATTTCAAGAAACGCTGTGTATTCTTTTTCCCGCTCCTAGAAATAGAGGACAACAAAACTATCCAATTGCTTAGGAACTTTCGGCCATCGCATGGAAAGGAGGACACTGACGCCGCCGTCTTGTAGGGCTCTGTGCCCTCGAGATCTGGCTTTAATCTTTCTGGGGTTGGCTTGTTTTCAGATGCTTTCCGCTtattcctctttctttcttgttcGATAATAAACGCTTCTACACTGCCCAGAAAAAACTCATCTGATCTTGGGTGTATAACATCAAACATGACTGATGTATCGACCTTGATTCCAGCGCGGCCCCGCCAAGGTCGATGGACCATTCGAGGCTTGCGAGTTTCCTCGCAAGCCTCGGAATAAATAAAACATTCCGCGAGATTCTCTAGATTCTTTAGCGCGGGGAATACAACGGAGATCCCTCGGTTTTCAACTATTCTTCTGGACTTATTGGGCGGACTGGTGGCGTATAGCTGGGAAAATAGTTCGAAGCACCATGGAAACACCGCAGTACTGCATCCATTGGGTTCCCTTGGGTTTCCGTCCGACTAACATTTCCTCAGTTGCATAGAAATCTGACCGATACGATCTCACGTTGGACActgaaagcaaagaagaacgcGCGAAGCTCAGGCCGAGAGCGATCGTCGACAGTACGACGGTCGGTAAGCAATATTACTGCCTGAATTCTTTTAGCCCTCGACGCACACAATCGATAATCGCAGAGCCCAGGCAAACAACAGAGCCTGTAGAGCTATATCCCGGGCTCAAAACGGTACTCGAAATATGCCGCggggagaggaaggtggTCCTGTCCTCAGAATTTCTCATTACACCTCCAGATACCGATATGGCAAGCAGCCGTAAAAGGGTTTGATCGTGAAGGCAAAAGTTGAACTTGACACATCTCCCGATCAACGCCTGGTTTTAGCTCTCAGTGGTTGCTGCTCGTTTCCCAAAAATAGCCTTGGAATCTTCCGCACCTCCTGAGGTCATTATCGAAAATATGACTCCTCGCAAGCTTATGCCGGCTTAAGGTAGACTGGGGGCTTCC
This genomic interval carries:
- a CDS encoding glycosyltransferase family 31 protein (transcript_id=CADANIAT00005590) → MSSVKLGRFTYRLVPQQFRCRMGSHRGIRRRVAVVATLLTLFLIYHFTIGSVPYQPSSSQYTNSARTSSDKKQSQCLPLPGIEDVLVVMKTGVTEALDKVPVHFKTTLRCIPNYVIYSDFEEKIDGVQIHDAFRNIDPAVKQNVDDFQIYNRLSKRGREGLQTQDFADEANSAIGKPNNPGWKLDKWKFLPMVKEAHQYKPDAKWFVFMEADTYYSWPTLLAWLSHFDPSEPHYIGTETQIADVIFAHGGSGFVLSNPAMKLAADEYTERADELHEYTDAHWAGDCVLGKVLSNVGVNLSFSWPILQNSNIGELDEFTTTFYRRPWCFPAVALHHLSPDDIRFLHDFEHRRLAKSSRLPLLHSDIFKELIFPELSNVRNGWDNLSDKEQPTLSTFQECQSYCKETANCVQFVMRDGTCYTGETPRLGSHNSNAQSGWIINKIENMVDQAPQCVRPDFGL
- a CDS encoding polysaccharide deacetylase family protein (transcript_id=CADANIAT00005591) codes for the protein MRPMVSLSQAFLALSPFLFTSAVQLLPPPPIPINSTSAFIRTPASSALHSKNRPPVLVIDSFTHPERNELGFWHGPSTNLASEPGNGYVRLFPSDPDQNYHTELGPATCFDMRPYQNMYLHIVFSGSTKFSISLNQHNEKCDSRLSPFLETWDSVETERYARGNDVYVPLNHFDIDQSRTVSVSFHGFFSPETVTLYRVEIVPDLPWGFYVPPKLETGKLFLRCTRPNSFAFGIDDGLPHLVQDVMNILEEEKILVTFFVVGAGLRDKEANFSQVYEEMLRRGHQVALHSDTHQQIEALDTIQAIDEEIVHNIETFQRLLGIHSRYFRPPYGTVGARTRQRLATYVQDPNIINWSVDVEDWLWAESKTPERQRDAFFRDVGRGGNLVVMHYLSPTTVKYFREFIRFVKSINLNIMRVDQCLEDPDSPPIDALRLSQQGRARYRVQSNRKSDNNPGKTG
- a CDS encoding pantothenate kinase (transcript_id=CADANIAT00005593) translates to MSATDPTPARTPRLEQAITNPGTVKINVKGAFIVDDDPRSKSPVREEGVHYEGQDIRLPHHTGVVSHVAVDIGGSLAKLVYFTRELDSPDNGGRLNFINFETDRINLCLEFIKRLKEEHRDSNGGTKEELCVVATGGGAYKYYDKLKETLNVDIMREDEMECLITGLDFFITEIPNEIFTYSETEPMQFAEARPDVYPYLLVNIGSGVSMIKVSGPKQFQRVGGTHLGGGTFWGIMSLLTGARTFDDMLAMADRGDNSGVDMLVGDIYGMDYGKIGLKSTAIASTFGKVFRLQNRERVASDGEAPQDGSRQKADEPIFKHEDMSRSLLYAISNNIGQIAYLQSEKHQVKHIYFGGSFIRGHRQTMNTLSYAIRFWSKGEKQAYFLRHEGYIGAVGAFLRRKPVNWGRRNSIDEHVPAQGL
- a CDS encoding uncharacterized protein (submitted as non-partial;~transcript_id=CADANIAT00005592); amino-acid sequence: MDDTSNFVVSTVRDALADVTNVQNTKNIEVSALAREKGRVEPKDYDYEKYVTVIPSEKPAEKGENYQDEQSFPEWAANAVKYEWNDEYGDVGPENPHLEEQLFRAEFINRTGLKIENLQNIDVVAESHERPSPIRTGNILNKFDDAGLHPIMRQNICLCGYEFPTPIQAYAIPAVLTSHDLIAIAQTGSGKTAAFLIPVLSQLMGKAKKLAAPRPNL